The proteins below are encoded in one region of Nitrospira sp.:
- the sigA gene encoding RNA polymerase sigma factor SigA codes for MLEYIAADESVTESTELSIGTAANSRVSPKKKVRYTDATMDLESIYFRSFGERPLLNKEEETTLARRIDEGTRTIRFALRQAIQLCGRVKKSPERDDALQTLSEIKRLSGFSATALDRAERILKALIVATERHSKSHALHLQDALSQLRRGRATLERAKDELVRCNLRLVVDVAKHYTGRGLTLLDLTQEGNIGLMKAAERFEFRKGFKFSTYATWWIRQGITRALADQSRTVRVPVHQTEASNRILRTSRRLGQQLGRPAKLEEVAHVLRMRADKLQETMQVFQEPIALEHPVGDGDMMFGDLLPDHQVVSPDSSVHRNERTRELDRVLSGLTEREQMVIRMRFGIGQDQPRTLEQVGDVLAVTRERIRQIEAKALKKLKTPQVRHLLTAIR; via the coding sequence ATGTTGGAATACATCGCAGCAGACGAATCAGTCACGGAATCCACAGAGTTGAGTATTGGAACAGCGGCGAATTCGCGCGTGTCGCCGAAGAAGAAGGTCCGTTACACGGACGCGACCATGGACCTGGAATCCATATACTTTCGTTCTTTCGGCGAGCGCCCCCTGCTGAACAAGGAAGAGGAGACGACGTTAGCCAGACGCATCGACGAAGGAACCCGTACGATACGGTTCGCGCTTCGTCAAGCCATTCAGCTGTGCGGGCGAGTCAAGAAATCTCCGGAGCGTGACGACGCACTCCAGACGCTGAGCGAGATCAAGCGCCTGAGCGGTTTTTCCGCGACCGCGCTGGATCGTGCGGAGCGAATTCTGAAAGCTCTCATCGTCGCGACCGAACGTCACAGCAAGTCGCATGCGTTGCACCTTCAGGACGCGCTGTCACAGTTACGGCGCGGTCGCGCGACGTTGGAGCGGGCGAAGGATGAATTGGTCCGGTGCAACTTGCGCCTCGTCGTTGACGTGGCCAAGCACTATACGGGGCGTGGGCTCACCCTCCTCGATTTGACCCAGGAGGGCAATATCGGCCTTATGAAAGCTGCGGAACGGTTTGAATTTCGCAAGGGATTCAAGTTCAGTACGTACGCCACTTGGTGGATACGCCAAGGGATCACCCGCGCGCTGGCAGACCAGTCCCGAACGGTACGTGTGCCGGTGCACCAGACCGAAGCGTCCAATCGGATTCTGCGGACTTCTCGGCGCCTCGGTCAGCAGCTGGGTAGGCCGGCCAAGCTCGAGGAAGTGGCGCACGTGCTCAGGATGCGGGCAGACAAGCTCCAGGAAACCATGCAGGTTTTTCAGGAACCCATCGCCTTGGAGCATCCCGTTGGGGACGGCGATATGATGTTCGGGGATCTCCTACCCGACCATCAAGTCGTCTCACCGGATTCTTCCGTCCACCGGAACGAACGCACCCGGGAATTGGATCGCGTGTTGTCCGGGTTGACCGAGCGAGAGCAGATGGTCATTCGAATGCGGTTTGGAATCGGACAGGATCAACCGCGCACGCTCGAGCAAGTCGGTGATGTCCTCGCCGTCACCCGGGAGCGGATCCGGCAAATTGAAGCCAAGGCGCTGAAGAAACTCAAGACGCCGCAGGTTCGTCACCTTTTGACCGCTATCCGTTAG
- a CDS encoding membrane protein, with translation MGISGIVIVVVFLVVLAKLTFNVVPEYERAVIFRLGRLSSGIVGGNGPGLVVILPFIDRLVHVSLRTVAMDVPHQDVITKDNISVKVNAVIYFRVVEPERAITQVEDYYSATSMMAQTTLRSILGQAQLDELLAKREEINASLQRIIDQQTEPWGIKVTAVEIKNVDLPQEMQRAIARQAEAERERRAKIIHAEGEFQAAQKLAEAAGVMSQQSAALQLRYLQTLVEIATEKNSTIVFPIPVDTLAPFLKSLPERSS, from the coding sequence ATGGGAATATCCGGCATTGTGATCGTCGTCGTGTTCTTGGTCGTTCTCGCCAAGCTGACATTCAACGTGGTGCCGGAATATGAACGCGCGGTCATCTTCCGACTTGGCCGCCTGTCCAGCGGAATCGTCGGCGGGAATGGGCCCGGACTGGTCGTCATCCTGCCCTTCATCGACCGGCTCGTCCACGTCAGCCTTCGTACCGTCGCTATGGACGTGCCCCACCAGGATGTGATTACCAAAGACAATATTTCCGTCAAAGTGAACGCCGTCATCTATTTCCGCGTCGTCGAGCCGGAACGCGCGATCACCCAGGTCGAAGACTACTACTCCGCCACCTCGATGATGGCGCAAACGACACTTCGAAGTATCCTCGGCCAGGCCCAACTCGACGAGTTGCTCGCCAAGCGAGAAGAAATCAATGCCAGTCTACAGCGCATCATCGATCAACAGACGGAGCCCTGGGGAATCAAGGTGACCGCCGTCGAGATCAAGAACGTCGACCTTCCACAAGAGATGCAACGCGCGATTGCGCGGCAGGCCGAAGCGGAGCGCGAACGGCGCGCGAAGATCATTCACGCCGAAGGGGAGTTTCAGGCTGCGCAGAAGTTGGCCGAAGCGGCCGGCGTGATGAGTCAACAGTCCGCCGCGCTCCAATTGCGCTATCTCCAGACGCTCGTGGAAATCGCGACGGAAAAGAATTCCACGATTGTCTTCCCCATCCCCGTCGATACCCTCGCACCCTTCTTGAAATCGCTTCCAGAGCGATCGTCCTAG
- a CDS encoding serine protease, with the protein MSISVPSLRSALSSPVLSRILVAVVVTVLSLSSATGHARERVVIATYEGVINPVAAEYFHDAIEFASSPPAEALIVRLDTPGGLDTSMRAIIKEFTGAPIPVVVYVAPSGGRAASAGVFLTLAAHVAAMAPGTNIGAAHPVAMGGGDMDKTMKEKVENDSAAYIKSIAEQHGRNAKWAEDAVRKSVSATEKEALKLKLIDLVADDTDALLEALDGRTVSMANRSATLRTKQAIAEAFPMSWRLEVLKTLSDPNIAYVLMTLGTIGLLAELYNPGAILPGVVGAISLVLAFYSFQSLPINYAGALLILIGIVFFVLEATVTSFGILAIGGTIAMVLGSVMLMKTDAEFLQISWTVIIPVVVTAGLLSLVVVGAGVRALRRRPSTGREELIGLIGEVKTALAPDGHVSIRGELWEATSEVPLQPGERAEVIRVEGLHLYVKPVLRQREV; encoded by the coding sequence ATGTCAATTAGCGTACCAAGTCTCCGCTCGGCCCTTTCGTCACCCGTCCTGTCTCGAATTCTCGTGGCGGTTGTCGTCACGGTGCTCTCATTGTCGTCCGCGACGGGACATGCACGCGAGCGGGTGGTGATCGCTACGTACGAAGGCGTCATCAATCCGGTCGCCGCCGAATATTTTCATGACGCCATCGAATTTGCTTCCTCGCCGCCAGCCGAGGCGTTAATCGTGCGTCTCGATACCCCGGGAGGCCTGGATACCTCCATGAGGGCCATCATCAAGGAGTTCACTGGGGCTCCGATTCCTGTTGTCGTGTATGTCGCGCCTTCCGGCGGACGTGCCGCCTCCGCGGGTGTCTTTTTAACGCTTGCTGCCCATGTTGCCGCGATGGCTCCTGGCACCAACATCGGGGCGGCGCACCCCGTCGCCATGGGCGGCGGGGACATGGATAAGACGATGAAGGAGAAAGTAGAGAACGATTCCGCCGCCTACATCAAGTCCATCGCGGAGCAGCACGGTCGAAACGCAAAGTGGGCAGAGGACGCCGTGCGCAAGAGCGTGTCCGCCACCGAGAAGGAAGCGCTGAAACTGAAACTCATTGATCTCGTGGCAGACGACACGGACGCGCTGCTGGAGGCCCTCGATGGTCGAACCGTGTCGATGGCCAATCGCTCCGCAACCTTGCGCACGAAGCAGGCGATCGCTGAGGCGTTTCCCATGAGCTGGCGACTGGAGGTGTTGAAAACGTTAAGTGATCCGAACATCGCCTACGTGCTCATGACGCTCGGCACGATCGGGCTCCTGGCAGAATTGTATAACCCCGGTGCGATTCTCCCCGGTGTCGTCGGTGCGATTAGCCTGGTATTGGCGTTCTACTCGTTTCAGTCATTGCCCATCAACTATGCTGGCGCACTCCTCATTTTGATTGGCATCGTTTTCTTCGTGCTCGAAGCGACCGTGACGAGCTTCGGGATCCTGGCAATCGGCGGGACGATCGCCATGGTGCTCGGGTCAGTCATGTTGATGAAGACGGACGCTGAGTTTCTCCAAATCTCCTGGACGGTGATCATTCCGGTCGTGGTCACGGCCGGACTATTGTCCTTAGTCGTCGTGGGTGCGGGCGTTCGTGCCCTCCGACGCCGCCCCAGCACGGGTCGTGAAGAGTTGATTGGGCTGATCGGGGAAGTCAAGACAGCGCTGGCACCGGACGGACACGTCTCGATCCGAGGCGAACTCTGGGAAGCCACCAGCGAGGTGCCCCTACAGCCAGGAGAGCGGGCCGAGGTCATCAGAGTGGAAGGGCTTCATCTGTATGTAAAACCCGTGCTGCGTCAACGCGAGGTCTGA
- a CDS encoding tRNA (adenine-N1)-methyltransferase has product MLRNGERVHLVDRKGRQYALTLKSGETFQFSGETIPHDDLIGKPDGSVVTFSRGKRMLALCPTLAEYVLKMPRGAQVLYPKDLALITMWADVFPGARIFEAGAGSGALTMALLRATGMRGSVVTYELREDFSRTARMNIDRYLGAVPNLRLERRDVYEGIVLSPGEDPFDRVVLDLPEPWRVVPHAVTVLRSGGVYLSYVPTVPQVVQTVEALERASVFGMIHTFETMLRTWNIQGRSVRPDHRMVAHSGFITVARKVDASFGGSGSVSTSDAEEQGDERVPSHEVERDASQWDD; this is encoded by the coding sequence ATGCTGCGGAACGGGGAGCGGGTGCATCTGGTCGATCGGAAGGGACGACAGTACGCCCTGACGTTGAAATCTGGGGAAACCTTTCAGTTCAGCGGGGAAACGATTCCGCACGACGACCTGATCGGAAAACCGGACGGCTCAGTCGTCACGTTCTCGCGAGGCAAACGTATGCTGGCCCTCTGTCCGACATTAGCCGAATACGTGCTGAAAATGCCCCGTGGAGCACAGGTACTCTACCCTAAGGATCTGGCATTGATTACCATGTGGGCCGATGTCTTCCCCGGGGCTCGGATTTTTGAAGCGGGAGCGGGCTCAGGTGCGCTGACCATGGCACTCCTGCGAGCCACGGGCATGCGCGGCAGTGTCGTCACGTACGAACTCCGGGAAGATTTTTCTCGCACAGCCAGGATGAATATCGATCGTTATTTGGGGGCTGTCCCGAATTTACGGTTGGAGCGGCGGGACGTCTACGAAGGTATCGTGTTGAGTCCCGGCGAAGACCCCTTCGACCGCGTCGTGCTGGACCTGCCGGAGCCCTGGCGTGTCGTCCCGCATGCCGTCACGGTTCTCCGATCTGGAGGTGTGTATCTGAGTTATGTGCCGACCGTGCCTCAGGTGGTGCAGACCGTGGAGGCCTTGGAACGCGCCTCGGTATTCGGCATGATTCACACGTTCGAAACGATGTTGCGAACCTGGAACATCCAGGGGAGGAGTGTTCGGCCAGATCACCGAATGGTCGCGCATTCCGGATTTATCACGGTAGCCAGGAAGGTCGATGCTTCGTTTGGCGGTTCGGGATCCGTGTCAACTAGTGACGCTGAGGAGCAAGGCGACGAACGTGTGCCCTCGCACGAGGTCGAGAGAGATGCATCGCAATGGGACGACTGA
- a CDS encoding oxidoreductase, producing MGRLNGKTALVTGANAGIGEAIARVFAREGAALVMTGRRQAELDRVTRDISKHGGRAVAVAGSVTDETHVREAVAQCLSHFGRVDILVNNAGIGDFGKRLHEVDDATWQQVLDVNLTGVFRMTRAVLPELVKTGGGSIINISSIASLVGIPMLSAYAASKGALDALTRSVALDYAADKIRCNVINPGLVATPMAAPLLADEQRAAQVLTDYPIRRPGHPEEIAMLALYLASDESTWMTGTTLPLDGGMTAH from the coding sequence ATGGGACGACTGAACGGGAAGACGGCGCTCGTCACGGGGGCCAATGCCGGGATCGGCGAAGCGATTGCCAGAGTGTTTGCCCGCGAGGGTGCCGCCCTGGTGATGACTGGCCGACGTCAGGCTGAACTGGACCGGGTGACGCGGGACATCTCGAAACACGGCGGCCGTGCGGTTGCAGTCGCTGGCTCGGTGACAGACGAAACACATGTGCGTGAGGCGGTCGCACAATGCCTCAGCCACTTCGGCCGAGTCGACATACTGGTGAACAACGCTGGAATCGGTGACTTCGGCAAACGCTTGCACGAGGTCGACGACGCGACCTGGCAGCAGGTGCTCGATGTGAATCTCACCGGGGTCTTTCGCATGACTCGAGCAGTGCTGCCGGAACTCGTTAAGACCGGCGGCGGCAGCATCATCAATATTTCGTCCATTGCGAGCCTGGTCGGAATCCCAATGCTTTCGGCCTATGCGGCGAGCAAGGGGGCGCTCGATGCCCTGACCCGCTCGGTGGCTCTCGACTATGCCGCGGACAAGATTCGGTGCAACGTCATCAACCCAGGTCTGGTGGCGACGCCGATGGCCGCCCCCCTCTTGGCTGACGAGCAGCGAGCAGCGCAGGTGCTCACGGACTATCCCATCCGCCGGCCGGGCCACCCGGAAGAAATTGCGATGCTGGCACTCTATCTGGCCTCGGATGAGTCTACATGGATGACCGGGACGACCCTCCCGCTTGATGGCGGCATGACCGCTCACTAA
- a CDS encoding shikimate dehydrogenase produces MTADISGGPGEINAHTKWCGVIGNPVEHSLSPSIHNAAFQDCRLNYVYLAFRVEHIADAIRGIRALGNAGGFSVTIPHKVSVIPHLDDVETTARHIGAVNTIVVRDGKLTGYNTDASGALRALQDAGVELKGRHVIVLGSGGAARAIAFGLATGTEIARLTILGIDEKERRALVNDLQAKTGVPIAQGLLEEQMLREVVPSAEIMIHCTPVGMSPKTHQSCVPVSLLSPRLTVMDIVYNPRETRLLKEAKGAGAKAIPGLDMFLNQALEQFELWTGLQAPASVMRRILESRFS; encoded by the coding sequence ATGACGGCAGACATATCGGGCGGACCGGGTGAGATCAATGCTCACACGAAGTGGTGCGGCGTCATTGGGAATCCCGTGGAACATTCCCTTTCTCCGAGCATTCACAACGCGGCGTTTCAAGATTGTAGGCTGAACTATGTCTATCTGGCATTTCGCGTCGAGCACATCGCGGATGCAATTCGCGGAATCCGCGCCCTGGGGAATGCCGGCGGTTTCAGTGTGACGATTCCGCACAAGGTCTCGGTGATACCGCATCTCGACGACGTCGAGACGACCGCGCGCCACATCGGGGCCGTCAACACGATCGTGGTTCGCGACGGCAAATTGACCGGGTACAATACCGACGCGTCCGGTGCGTTGCGAGCGTTGCAAGACGCAGGGGTTGAGCTGAAGGGCCGACACGTGATTGTGTTGGGTTCGGGAGGCGCCGCTCGCGCCATTGCCTTCGGTTTGGCAACCGGCACCGAGATTGCCAGGCTGACGATCTTGGGAATCGACGAAAAGGAGCGACGCGCACTCGTCAACGACCTTCAGGCAAAAACCGGTGTGCCCATAGCGCAGGGGCTGCTTGAAGAACAGATGCTCCGAGAAGTCGTCCCGTCGGCAGAAATTATGATTCATTGCACGCCGGTCGGGATGTCTCCGAAGACGCACCAAAGCTGTGTTCCGGTCTCCCTGCTTTCGCCGCGGCTCACGGTGATGGATATTGTTTATAACCCGCGCGAGACGCGATTGCTCAAGGAGGCGAAAGGTGCAGGGGCCAAAGCGATTCCCGGACTCGATATGTTCCTGAACCAAGCACTCGAACAGTTCGAGCTCTGGACCGGTCTTCAAGCGCCGGCCTCCGTGATGCGTCGGATTTTAGAATCGCGATTCTCATGA
- the aroK gene encoding shikimate kinase, whose product MNIVLIGYRGTGKSSVAKILAHRLGRRLVSTDAEVVTQAGRSIPDIVQSHGWEHFREQESVICRQVGAEDGLIIDTGGGAILRDENVRALKGNGVVFWLTAAVPTIAARIAGDTNRPSLTGGKSFVDEVAEVLQDRAPKYRAAADHTLATDDELPTQIAARILALLETRPVH is encoded by the coding sequence ATGAACATCGTCTTGATCGGCTATCGAGGAACCGGAAAGAGCAGCGTCGCAAAGATCCTTGCGCACCGACTCGGGCGACGGCTGGTGTCCACCGATGCGGAAGTCGTGACACAAGCGGGGCGTTCGATACCCGACATTGTACAGTCACACGGATGGGAGCACTTTAGGGAACAGGAATCGGTCATCTGTCGGCAGGTGGGCGCAGAGGATGGATTGATCATCGATACAGGCGGCGGGGCGATCTTGCGTGACGAAAATGTCCGGGCGCTCAAAGGGAATGGTGTCGTCTTCTGGCTGACCGCCGCCGTGCCGACCATTGCGGCACGCATCGCCGGCGATACGAACCGTCCCTCCCTCACCGGAGGCAAATCGTTTGTCGACGAAGTGGCCGAAGTCCTGCAGGACCGGGCCCCGAAATATCGGGCGGCCGCTGATCATACGCTGGCAACGGATGATGAACTTCCCACTCAGATCGCTGCGCGCATACTTGCGCTCCTGGAGACTCGACCGGTTCACTAA